One genomic segment of Streptococcus salivarius includes these proteins:
- the yidA gene encoding sugar-phosphatase, whose amino-acid sequence MSIKLIAVDIDGTLLNSQRQVTPEVFQAIQDAKAAGVKVVIATGRPIPGVLPLLEELNLNQDGDYVITFNGGLVQETSTGNELIRETLSYEDYLDIEVLANKLGVHSHAITKDGIYTSNRNIGRYTVHESTLVHMPIYYRTPEEVADKEFVKAMYIDEPEIFDVAIAKLPQEFYDRFTIVKSTPFYLEILKKTANKGIAVTHLAEKLGLSKEETMAIGDEENDRAMLEVVGSPVVMENGNPELKKIAKHITKSNDESGVAYAIRKWVL is encoded by the coding sequence ATGTCTATTAAACTTATTGCTGTTGATATTGATGGAACGCTTTTAAATAGCCAACGTCAAGTTACACCTGAAGTCTTTCAAGCGATTCAAGATGCTAAAGCTGCCGGTGTAAAGGTTGTCATCGCGACTGGTCGTCCCATTCCTGGAGTACTTCCACTTCTTGAAGAACTCAACCTCAACCAAGACGGAGATTATGTTATCACCTTCAATGGTGGTCTTGTCCAAGAAACTTCTACTGGTAATGAATTAATTCGTGAGACACTCTCATACGAAGACTACCTTGATATTGAGGTTTTGGCTAACAAGCTTGGTGTTCATTCTCACGCCATTACTAAAGATGGTATCTACACAAGTAATCGCAACATTGGACGCTATACAGTTCATGAGTCTACACTTGTTCATATGCCGATTTACTATCGTACACCTGAGGAGGTAGCTGACAAGGAATTCGTTAAAGCCATGTATATTGATGAACCTGAAATTTTTGATGTAGCCATTGCCAAACTTCCACAGGAATTTTATGACCGCTTTACCATTGTAAAATCAACACCATTTTATCTAGAAATTCTTAAGAAAACAGCCAACAAAGGGATTGCTGTAACCCATCTTGCTGAAAAACTCGGTCTTTCGAAAGAAGAAACTATGGCTATCGGTGATGAAGAAAATGACCGTGCTATGCTTGAAGTCGTTGGCTCTCCTGTTGTTATGGAAAATGGTAATCCAGAATTGAAGAAAATTGCGAAACACATCACAAAATCAAATGATGAATCTGGTGTTGCTTACGCTATTAGAAAGTGGGTATTGTAA
- a CDS encoding aminoacyltransferase codes for MYSYKIGISAEEHDHFVKNSDQVNLLQSSNWAKIKDNWNNERIGFYKDGRLVATASILIRTLPLGLTMLYIPRGPIMNYSNIELVTFVIDSLKKIAKTKRALFIKFDPSLILKSYLIGENVEENINTLKTIEILQKCGAEWTGRTQNISQSIQPRYQANVYTKENIINTFPKHTKRLIKDSDKRGVQTYRGTIDDLKAFSNVIALTESRKGVSLRNEEYFRKLIKIYGNDAYLHLAKVNLPKRLEQYKAQLIEIQDNLSETSDNQKKRLKKLKQQETSIKKYITELEDYVKDYDKELVIAGILSIKFGNTMEMLYAGMNEDFKKFYPQYKLYPRVFEDAYNDNIIWANMGGVEGSLDDGLTKFKSNFAPHIEEFIGEFNIPVNKVLYRLSNFVYELRKKLRNKH; via the coding sequence ATGTATAGTTATAAAATTGGAATTTCTGCTGAAGAACATGATCACTTTGTAAAAAACAGTGACCAAGTTAATCTTTTACAGAGCAGTAATTGGGCTAAAATTAAGGACAATTGGAATAATGAGCGAATCGGATTTTATAAAGATGGCAGACTAGTAGCAACTGCATCTATTCTAATACGTACGCTTCCTCTAGGTCTGACTATGCTCTACATTCCGCGTGGTCCAATAATGAACTACTCTAATATAGAATTAGTGACTTTTGTTATTGATTCTCTTAAAAAAATTGCAAAAACAAAACGTGCACTTTTTATTAAATTTGACCCATCCCTTATTCTCAAATCTTACCTCATTGGTGAGAATGTTGAAGAAAATATTAATACACTAAAAACAATAGAAATCTTACAAAAATGTGGTGCCGAATGGACAGGTCGGACCCAAAACATTTCCCAGAGTATTCAACCACGCTATCAGGCTAATGTTTATACAAAGGAGAATATTATTAATACTTTTCCTAAACACACAAAGCGTTTAATAAAAGATTCTGATAAACGTGGTGTTCAAACTTATCGAGGAACAATTGATGATCTCAAAGCATTCTCTAATGTTATTGCACTTACCGAATCTCGTAAAGGGGTTTCCCTCCGAAATGAGGAATATTTCAGAAAGTTAATCAAAATATATGGTAATGATGCTTACCTTCATCTAGCAAAAGTTAATCTACCCAAGCGTTTGGAGCAGTACAAAGCTCAGTTAATTGAAATTCAAGATAACCTTTCTGAAACTTCAGATAATCAAAAGAAACGTTTGAAAAAATTGAAACAGCAAGAGACATCTATAAAAAAATATATCACTGAGCTCGAAGATTATGTAAAAGATTATGATAAGGAACTAGTTATTGCAGGTATTTTATCAATAAAATTTGGTAATACAATGGAAATGCTCTATGCTGGGATGAATGAAGATTTTAAGAAGTTCTACCCACAGTATAAGCTATATCCTAGAGTTTTTGAAGATGCATATAATGACAACATTATATGGGCCAATATGGGAGGAGTTGAGGGTAGTCTTGATGACGGTCTAACAAAATTTAAGTCTAACTTTGCCCCTCATATTGAGGAATTTATCGGTGAATTTAATATTCCTGTAAATAAAGTATTATATAGACTTTCAAATTTTGTATACGAACTTCGCAAAAAACTCCGAAACAAACATTAA
- a CDS encoding YbaN family protein, with product MKVIYLSLGFVSLGLGILGIPLPILPTTPFLLLAIACFARSSKRFEKWLYHTKLYQSYVADFRETKSIAKERKKKIIIQIYVLMGISIFFAPILWVKIGLFCLTVFITYYLFKVIPDKD from the coding sequence ATGAAAGTAATTTATCTCTCGTTAGGCTTTGTCTCGCTCGGTTTGGGAATTCTTGGGATTCCTCTTCCTATCTTACCCACAACACCTTTTCTACTTTTAGCCATTGCTTGCTTTGCTAGAAGTTCCAAACGTTTTGAGAAATGGTTATACCATACTAAGTTATATCAAAGTTATGTAGCTGATTTTCGAGAAACCAAATCAATTGCCAAAGAACGAAAGAAAAAGATTATCATCCAAATCTATGTTTTGATGGGGATTTCAATCTTTTTTGCACCTATCCTTTGGGTGAAAATCGGACTCTTTTGCCTGACGGTCTTCATCACTTATTATCTCTTTAAGGTTATTCCTGATAAAGACTAA
- a CDS encoding MBL fold metallo-hydrolase: MTSDLGFKYSILASGSTGNSFYLETPEKKILVDAGLSGKKITSLLAEIDRDPSDLDAILVTHEHKDHIHGVGVLARKYGMDIYANEKTWQIMDSKNMLGKIDNSQKHVFSRDKLLTFGDIDIESFGVSHDAIDPQFYRFMKDGKSFVMLTDTGYVSDRMAGIIENADGYLIESNHDVEILRAGSYPWSTKQRILSDQGHLCNEDGADAMIRTIGNKTKKIYLGHLSKENNINELAHMTMENQLARADFGVGTDFKVYDTSPDTATPLTDI; encoded by the coding sequence ATGACCTCAGATTTAGGGTTTAAATATAGTATTTTGGCTTCAGGGTCAACTGGTAATTCCTTTTATTTGGAAACTCCAGAGAAGAAGATTCTTGTAGATGCTGGTTTGTCTGGTAAGAAAATCACAAGTTTGCTAGCTGAGATTGATCGTGATCCGAGCGATTTGGATGCTATCTTAGTTACGCATGAACACAAGGATCACATCCATGGTGTAGGCGTTTTAGCTCGTAAATATGGCATGGATATCTACGCCAACGAGAAAACCTGGCAGATTATGGATAGTAAAAATATGCTTGGCAAGATTGATAATAGCCAGAAACATGTTTTTTCTCGTGATAAGCTTCTGACCTTTGGAGACATTGATATTGAGTCTTTTGGAGTTAGTCACGATGCTATTGATCCACAGTTCTATCGCTTTATGAAAGATGGAAAGAGTTTTGTCATGTTGACGGATACGGGTTATGTTTCTGATCGTATGGCAGGTATTATTGAAAATGCCGATGGCTATCTGATTGAGTCCAATCATGATGTTGAAATCCTTAGAGCAGGTTCATATCCTTGGTCAACCAAGCAACGTATCCTCTCTGATCAAGGTCACTTGTGTAATGAAGATGGAGCGGATGCTATGATTCGTACCATTGGTAATAAAACTAAAAAAATCTACTTGGGTCACCTTTCCAAAGAAAATAATATCAATGAGTTGGCCCACATGACGATGGAAAATCAGTTGGCACGTGCTGACTTTGGTGTTGGAACTGACTTTAAAGTTTATGATACCTCACCAGACACAGCGACTCCACTGACAGATATTTAA
- the vicK gene encoding cell wall metabolism sensor histidine kinase VicK, whose protein sequence is MTSIGLNITSFELALLFTLLFVAFYFIFLAYRDYRRVKNIRKLTKRVKSLMAGNYNEELRLKGDPELLELADSLNDLSDVFRLTHENLAQEKNRLSSVLSYMSDGVIATNRRGQITMINSTAQRLLNLDFETATQMSILDLLDGENPYTYSELLSKTPEIHLSRRDANDEFVTLRVNFALIRKESGFISGLVAVLHDATEQEKEERERRLFVSNVSHELRTPLTSVKSYLEALDDGALDEEIAPNFIKVSLDETNRMMRMISDLLALSRIDNKSTQLDVEMTNFTAFMTYILNRFDQIKSQETNTGKTYEIIRDYPVNSIWVEIDTDKMTQVVDNILNNAIKYSPDGGKITVSMKTTDSQLIVSISDQGLGIPKKDLPLIFDRFYRVDKARSRAQGGTGLGLSIAKEIIKQHKGFIWAKSEYGKGSTFTIVLPYDKDAMMVDEWEM, encoded by the coding sequence ATGACTAGTATTGGCTTAAACATCACAAGCTTTGAACTAGCCTTACTCTTTACGCTCCTCTTTGTGGCTTTCTACTTTATTTTTCTTGCATATCGTGATTATCGACGAGTCAAAAATATTCGAAAGTTGACCAAGAGGGTCAAGTCCTTAATGGCAGGTAACTATAACGAGGAGTTACGCTTAAAGGGTGATCCAGAGCTTTTAGAGCTAGCTGACAGCTTGAATGATTTATCGGATGTCTTTCGTTTGACGCATGAAAATCTAGCCCAGGAAAAAAACCGCTTATCATCAGTCCTCTCTTACATGAGTGATGGAGTCATTGCGACAAATCGTCGTGGTCAAATTACCATGATTAATAGCACAGCTCAGCGTTTGTTGAATCTAGATTTTGAAACAGCGACTCAGATGTCTATTTTAGATTTATTAGATGGTGAAAATCCCTATACTTATAGTGAATTGCTCTCTAAGACTCCTGAAATTCATTTGTCACGTCGAGATGCTAACGATGAGTTTGTGACCTTACGTGTTAACTTTGCCCTTATTCGTAAAGAATCAGGTTTTATCTCAGGTCTGGTTGCCGTTCTTCACGATGCCACTGAGCAAGAAAAAGAAGAGCGTGAACGTCGACTCTTCGTCTCAAACGTTAGTCATGAGTTGCGTACACCTTTGACTTCTGTAAAATCCTATCTGGAGGCACTTGATGATGGTGCTCTCGACGAAGAGATTGCTCCTAACTTTATCAAAGTTTCTTTGGATGAGACCAATCGTATGATGCGAATGATTTCTGACCTCTTGGCACTATCACGTATTGACAATAAGAGTACCCAACTTGACGTTGAGATGACCAATTTCACGGCCTTCATGACCTATATCTTGAATCGTTTTGATCAGATTAAAAGTCAAGAAACCAATACAGGTAAAACTTACGAAATCATTCGCGATTATCCGGTAAACTCAATTTGGGTGGAGATTGATACAGATAAGATGACCCAGGTTGTGGATAATATTCTTAATAATGCTATCAAGTATTCGCCTGATGGTGGTAAGATTACAGTGTCTATGAAGACAACTGATTCACAGTTGATTGTTTCTATTTCTGACCAAGGTTTGGGTATTCCTAAGAAAGATTTGCCGTTGATTTTCGACCGTTTTTACCGTGTTGATAAGGCCAGAAGTCGTGCCCAAGGTGGAACTGGTCTAGGCTTGTCTATTGCAAAAGAAATTATTAAACAACATAAGGGCTTTATTTGGGCTAAGAGTGAGTATGGTAAGGGTTCAACTTTTACAATTGTGCTTCCATATGACAAGGATGCCATGATGGTTGATGAATGGGAGATGTAG
- the yycF gene encoding response regulator YycF, translating into MKKILVVDDERPISDIIKFNLTKEGYEVVTAFDGREALEQFEAEKPDLVILDLMLPELDGLEVAKEIRKTSHTPIIMLSAKDSEFDKVIGLEIGADDYVTKPFSNRELLARIKAHLRRTETIETAAEESSNSGKQEISIGELIIVPDAFVAKKRGNEVELTHREFELLFHLATHMGQVMTREHLLETVWGYDYFGDVRTVDVTIRRLREKIEDTPSRPEYILTRRGVGYYMKNYD; encoded by the coding sequence ATGAAAAAAATTCTAGTAGTTGATGATGAAAGACCAATCTCGGATATCATCAAGTTTAATCTGACTAAAGAGGGTTATGAAGTTGTTACGGCTTTTGATGGTCGTGAAGCTTTGGAGCAGTTTGAAGCTGAAAAACCAGACTTGGTCATCCTGGACTTGATGTTGCCTGAACTAGATGGCTTAGAAGTTGCTAAGGAAATTCGAAAGACAAGTCACACACCAATTATCATGCTTTCCGCTAAGGATAGCGAGTTCGATAAGGTTATCGGGCTAGAAATTGGGGCGGACGACTATGTGACAAAACCATTTTCTAATCGTGAATTGTTGGCACGTATCAAAGCTCACTTGCGTCGTACAGAGACTATTGAAACAGCAGCAGAAGAAAGCTCTAACTCTGGTAAGCAGGAGATTTCAATTGGTGAGTTGATTATTGTTCCAGATGCGTTTGTTGCTAAAAAACGTGGAAATGAAGTTGAGCTCACACACCGTGAATTTGAGTTGCTTTTCCATTTGGCAACTCATATGGGACAAGTGATGACGCGTGAGCATTTGCTTGAAACTGTTTGGGGCTATGACTATTTTGGTGATGTTCGTACGGTTGACGTAACCATTCGTCGTCTCCGTGAAAAAATTGAAGATACACCTAGTCGTCCTGAATATATTTTGACGCGTCGTGGTGTTGGTTATTATATGAAGAATTATGACTAG
- a CDS encoding amino acid ABC transporter ATP-binding protein, with amino-acid sequence MALIEFKNVNKYYGDYHALRDINLEIEKGQVVVLLGPSGSGKSTLIRTINALESIDSGTLIVNGHNVTEASAKDLVELRKEAGMVFQHFNLYPHKTVLENVTLAPIKVLGISKADAEKTAEKFLRYVNMWDKKDSYPGMLSGGQKQRIAIARGLAMNPELLLFDEPTSALDPETIGDVLAVMQNLAKGGMNMVVVTHEMGFARSVADRIIFMAEGQVLVDTTDVDGFFDNPTEPRAVQFLSKIIDHNSDRVQVDA; translated from the coding sequence ATGGCACTTATCGAATTTAAAAATGTTAATAAATATTACGGAGATTATCATGCACTTCGTGATATCAATCTAGAAATTGAAAAAGGACAAGTTGTGGTTCTCTTGGGACCTTCTGGGTCTGGGAAATCTACTCTCATCCGTACAATCAACGCCTTGGAATCCATTGATAGCGGTACGCTTATCGTTAACGGACATAATGTGACGGAAGCTTCTGCCAAAGATTTGGTTGAGCTTCGTAAGGAAGCCGGTATGGTTTTCCAACACTTTAACCTCTACCCGCACAAAACCGTTCTTGAAAATGTAACATTGGCACCAATCAAGGTTCTTGGAATCAGTAAGGCAGACGCCGAAAAGACTGCTGAAAAATTCCTTCGCTACGTTAACATGTGGGACAAAAAAGATTCATACCCTGGTATGCTTTCTGGTGGGCAAAAACAACGTATCGCAATTGCCCGTGGTCTTGCCATGAATCCTGAGCTCTTGCTCTTTGATGAACCAACGTCAGCCCTTGACCCAGAAACTATCGGTGACGTGCTTGCGGTTATGCAAAACCTTGCCAAAGGTGGCATGAACATGGTTGTCGTAACCCACGAAATGGGCTTTGCTCGCAGTGTGGCTGACCGTATCATTTTCATGGCTGAAGGTCAAGTTCTTGTAGACACTACGGATGTGGATGGTTTCTTTGACAATCCAACTGAACCTCGTGCAGTTCAATTCCTTTCTAAGATTATCGACCACAACTCTGATCGTGTCCAAGTGGATGCCTAA
- a CDS encoding transporter substrate-binding domain-containing protein, translating into MLIKKLSRILAISVIAFVAVLLWNTKSSQADESSKLLNSAAIQKIVKNGTLNVGVKQDVPNFGYYSAKTNTYQGMEIDIAKKIAKELKVKVNFTAVTPQTREALMDNGTIDMLIATYTITDERKASYAMSTPYYYDQIGFLVQTKSGYKKLSDLNGKTIGVSQGSSAKAAVEEYASANNLKFDYVQLGSYPELAVSLYAYRIDAFAGDKSILSGYESDKTKILDEGFKTQEYGIASSKSNQELIDYTNDLIAKWQKDGSLQKLYDKYHLKPANAEDK; encoded by the coding sequence ATGTTAATCAAGAAACTTAGTCGCATTTTAGCTATCTCTGTTATAGCTTTTGTAGCAGTTCTCCTCTGGAACACTAAAAGTAGCCAGGCAGATGAAAGCAGTAAACTACTCAATAGTGCTGCAATTCAAAAAATTGTCAAAAATGGGACTCTAAACGTTGGTGTCAAACAGGATGTTCCAAACTTTGGTTACTACTCAGCCAAAACTAATACCTATCAAGGGATGGAAATTGACATCGCTAAGAAAATCGCCAAAGAACTTAAGGTTAAGGTGAATTTTACAGCGGTTACCCCACAAACTCGTGAAGCCCTTATGGATAACGGAACTATTGACATGCTTATCGCTACTTATACCATTACAGATGAGCGTAAGGCTTCATATGCCATGTCAACTCCTTACTACTACGACCAAATCGGTTTCCTCGTTCAAACCAAATCTGGCTATAAGAAACTTTCTGACCTAAACGGTAAAACTATTGGAGTGTCTCAAGGGTCATCTGCCAAAGCTGCTGTTGAAGAGTACGCTTCAGCCAATAACCTTAAGTTTGACTACGTTCAACTTGGATCTTATCCTGAGTTAGCCGTATCACTCTATGCTTACCGTATTGACGCCTTTGCTGGTGATAAATCAATCTTGTCAGGTTACGAAAGTGATAAAACCAAGATCCTTGATGAAGGTTTCAAAACACAAGAGTACGGTATTGCTTCAAGCAAGTCTAACCAAGAGTTGATTGATTATACCAACGATTTGATTGCTAAATGGCAAAAAGATGGTAGCCTTCAAAAACTCTACGATAAGTATCACTTGAAACCAGCTAATGCTGAGGATAAATAG
- a CDS encoding amino acid ABC transporter permease: MYLLTETASPFALERWAAFFANFGQFAKGFFYTLGISIGALIVALLLGLIFGAMSSTQNKVLRGISRVYVEIFQNTPLLVQFVVVFYGISILTDGHVMIPISLTAILCVGVYTGAYISEIIRTGIEAVPKGQTEAALSQGFTYADTMRIIILPQAVRTILPPLTNQVVNLIKNTSTVAIISGADIMFTAKAWAYDTTNYVPAFAGAAFLYFIMCFPLATWARRKEEENKKAY, from the coding sequence ATGTATCTTTTAACTGAAACGGCTAGTCCTTTCGCTCTTGAACGTTGGGCTGCTTTCTTCGCTAACTTTGGGCAATTTGCCAAAGGTTTCTTTTACACCCTTGGTATTTCAATTGGTGCCTTGATTGTTGCCCTTCTTCTTGGGCTTATCTTTGGAGCTATGAGTTCGACTCAAAACAAGGTCCTTCGTGGCATTTCACGTGTTTATGTCGAAATCTTCCAGAACACACCCTTGCTCGTGCAATTTGTGGTTGTCTTCTATGGGATTTCAATCTTGACTGATGGTCATGTCATGATTCCAATTTCATTGACAGCTATCCTTTGTGTGGGGGTCTACACAGGAGCCTATATCTCTGAAATTATTCGTACAGGTATCGAGGCAGTTCCTAAAGGTCAAACCGAAGCCGCTTTGTCTCAAGGATTCACCTACGCTGATACCATGCGTATCATCATCTTGCCTCAAGCAGTCCGTACTATCTTGCCACCATTGACTAACCAAGTGGTTAACTTGATCAAAAACACTTCTACAGTTGCCATCATCTCTGGGGCAGATATCATGTTCACGGCTAAGGCTTGGGCTTATGATACCACTAACTATGTGCCGGCCTTTGCTGGGGCTGCCTTCCTCTACTTTATCATGTGTTTCCCTCTAGCTACTTGGGCACGTCGTAAAGAAGAAGAGAATAAGAAAGCTTACTAA
- a CDS encoding amino acid ABC transporter permease — MSEVLSATNLKFLAQGMWTTLYLSFFIIVLSTLFGTILAVMRNGKNPILRWIASIYVEFVRNVPNLLWIFIIFLVFQLKSTAAGITSFTVFTSAALAEIIRGGLNSIDHGQTEAGLSQGFNNKQIFIYIIFPQAIRKMLPSIISQFVTVIKDTSFLYSVIALQELFGKSQILMGGYYEPSQIFTLYGIVALAYFVVNFAISSYSRYLSKQWEQASE, encoded by the coding sequence ATGTCAGAAGTTTTATCAGCTACTAACCTTAAATTCTTGGCACAAGGGATGTGGACGACTCTTTACTTGTCTTTCTTCATCATCGTGCTATCTACCCTGTTCGGAACTATTCTGGCGGTGATGCGTAACGGAAAGAATCCTATCCTTCGTTGGATCGCTTCTATCTACGTTGAGTTCGTCCGTAATGTTCCTAACTTGCTTTGGATTTTCATTATCTTCCTGGTCTTCCAACTCAAATCAACCGCTGCAGGGATTACCTCTTTCACGGTCTTTACTTCTGCTGCCTTGGCAGAAATCATTCGTGGGGGACTGAACTCTATTGACCATGGCCAAACGGAAGCCGGCTTGTCTCAAGGATTTAACAACAAACAAATCTTTATTTACATCATCTTCCCACAAGCTATTCGTAAGATGTTACCATCTATCATTTCTCAATTCGTAACAGTTATCAAGGATACTTCTTTCCTTTACTCTGTTATCGCCTTACAAGAATTGTTTGGTAAGAGTCAGATTTTGATGGGTGGTTACTACGAACCTAGCCAAATCTTTACCTTATACGGAATTGTGGCTTTAGCTTATTTCGTGGTTAACTTTGCTATTTCTAGCTACTCTCGCTACCTCTCTAAACAATGGGAGCAAGCTAGTGAATAA
- a CDS encoding amino acid ABC transporter ATP-binding protein codes for MALIEFKNVNKYYGEYHALRDINLEIEKGQVVVLLGPSGSGKSTLIRTINALESIDNGTLIVNGHNVTEASAKDLVELRKEAGMVFQHFNLYPHKTVLENVTLAPIKVLGISKAEAEKTAEKFLRYVNMWDKKDSYPGMLSGGQKQRIAIARGLAMNPELLLFDEPTSALDPETIGDVLAVMQNLAKGGMNMVVVTHEMGFARSVADRIIFMAEGQVLVDTTDVDGFFDNPTEPRAVQFLSKIIDHNSDRVQVDA; via the coding sequence ATGGCACTTATTGAATTTAAAAATGTTAATAAATATTACGGAGAGTATCATGCACTTCGTGATATCAATCTAGAAATTGAAAAAGGACAAGTTGTGGTTCTCTTGGGACCTTCTGGGTCTGGGAAATCTACCCTTATCCGTACAATCAACGCCTTGGAATCAATTGATAACGGTACGCTTATCGTTAACGGACATAATGTGACAGAAGCTTCTGCCAAAGACTTGGTTGAGCTTCGTAAGGAAGCAGGGATGGTATTCCAACACTTCAACCTCTACCCCCACAAAACTGTTCTTGAAAATGTCACTTTGGCACCTATCAAGGTTCTCGGAATCAGTAAGGCAGAGGCTGAAAAGACTGCTGAAAAATTCCTTCGTTACGTTAACATGTGGGACAAGAAAGATTCTTACCCTGGTATGCTTTCTGGTGGGCAAAAACAGCGTATCGCTATTGCCCGTGGTCTTGCCATGAATCCTGAGCTCTTGCTCTTTGACGAGCCAACGTCAGCCCTTGACCCAGAGACTATCGGTGACGTACTGGCGGTTATGCAGAACCTTGCCAAAGGGGGCATGAACATGGTAGTTGTTACCCACGAAATGGGCTTTGCCCGCAGTGTGGCGGACCGTATCATTTTCATGGCTGAAGGTCAGGTTCTTGTGGATACTACGGATGTAGATGGTTTCTTTGACAATCCAACTGAACCTCGTGCTGTTCAATTCCTTTCTAAGATTATCGACCACAACTCTGATCGTGTCCAAGTGGATGCCTAA
- a CDS encoding transporter substrate-binding domain-containing protein translates to MIFKKILRYLTVACLAIVTIFLISSHKTKAEDTSKLLDSKAVQKIVKRGTLNVGVKQDVPNFGYYSAKTNSYEGMEVDLAKKIAKELKVKVNYIPVTTQTREPLMDNGTIDLLIATYTINDERKASYAISNPYYYDQIGFLVLKDSGINKISDLNGKTIGVSQGASTKAALQEYASANNLKFNYVQLGSFPELAVSLYAHRVDAFSVDKSILSGYESKKTKTLKEGFKTQEYGIASSKSNQELIDYTNDLLAKWQKDGSLQKLYDKYHLKPAKAEDK, encoded by the coding sequence ATGATTTTCAAAAAAATCTTACGTTACCTAACTGTCGCATGCTTAGCAATTGTCACTATTTTTCTTATCTCGAGTCACAAGACTAAGGCTGAAGACACTAGTAAGCTCCTAGATAGTAAAGCAGTCCAAAAGATTGTTAAGCGAGGGACACTCAATGTCGGTGTGAAGCAAGACGTTCCTAACTTTGGTTACTATTCTGCTAAGACTAATTCCTACGAAGGGATGGAAGTTGATCTTGCTAAAAAGATCGCCAAAGAACTTAAGGTTAAGGTCAATTACATTCCAGTAACAACGCAAACCCGTGAACCACTTATGGATAACGGAACTATCGACTTACTTATCGCTACCTATACCATCAATGATGAACGTAAGGCTTCTTATGCCATCTCAAATCCTTACTACTATGACCAAATTGGTTTCTTGGTTCTTAAGGACTCAGGTATTAACAAAATCTCAGACTTGAATGGTAAGACTATCGGTGTTTCTCAAGGTGCGTCAACTAAGGCTGCTTTGCAAGAGTATGCTTCAGCTAATAACCTTAAGTTCAACTATGTTCAACTCGGATCTTTCCCAGAATTGGCTGTTTCTCTTTACGCTCACCGCGTCGATGCTTTCTCAGTTGATAAATCTATCCTCTCCGGATATGAAAGTAAAAAGACTAAAACCTTAAAAGAAGGTTTCAAAACACAAGAATACGGTATTGCTTCAAGCAAGTCTAACCAAGAGTTGATTGATTATACCAACGATTTGTTGGCTAAATGGCAAAAAGATGGTAGCCTTCAAAAGCTCTACGATAAGTATCACTTGAAACCAGCTAAGGCTGAAGATAAATAG
- a CDS encoding amino acid ABC transporter permease, giving the protein MYLLTETASPFALERWAAFFANFGQFAKGFFYTLGISIGALIVALLLGLIFGAMSSTHNKVLRGISRVYVEIFQNTPLLVQFVVVFYGISILTDGHVMIPISLTAILCVGVYTGAYISEIIRTGIEAVPKGQTEAALSQGFTYADTMRIIILPQAVRTILPPLTNQVVNLIKNTSTVAIISGADIMFTAKSWAYDTTNYVPAFAGAAFLYFIMCFPLATWARRKEEENKKAY; this is encoded by the coding sequence ATGTATCTTTTAACTGAAACGGCTAGTCCTTTCGCTCTTGAACGTTGGGCTGCTTTCTTCGCTAACTTTGGACAATTTGCCAAAGGTTTCTTCTATACCCTTGGCATTTCGATTGGTGCCTTGATCGTTGCCCTTCTTCTTGGGCTCATCTTTGGGGCTATGAGCTCTACTCACAACAAGGTTCTTCGCGGTATTTCACGTGTTTATGTCGAAATCTTCCAGAACACACCCTTGCTTGTCCAATTCGTGGTCGTCTTCTATGGAATTTCAATCTTAACTGATGGTCATGTCATGATTCCAATTTCATTGACAGCCATCCTTTGTGTGGGGGTCTACACAGGAGCCTATATCTCTGAGATTATTCGTACAGGTATTGAGGCGGTTCCTAAAGGTCAAACCGAAGCGGCCTTGTCTCAAGGATTCACCTACGCTGATACCATGCGTATCATCATCTTGCCTCAAGCAGTCCGTACTATCTTGCCACCGTTGACCAACCAAGTGGTTAACTTGATTAAGAACACTTCTACAGTTGCCATTATTTCTGGGGCTGATATCATGTTCACTGCTAAGTCTTGGGCTTATGATACCACTAACTATGTGCCGGCCTTCGCTGGGGCTGCCTTCCTCTACTTTATCATGTGTTTCCCTCTAGCTACTTGGGCACGTCGTAAAGAAGAAGAGAATAAGAAAGCTTACTAA